The following coding sequences lie in one Salmo salar chromosome ssa13, Ssal_v3.1, whole genome shotgun sequence genomic window:
- the anapc13 gene encoding anaphase-promoting complex subunit 13 has protein sequence MDSEVQRDGRVLDLTDDAWREDRLPYEDVTIPLSELPEAEQDNGGSTESVKEQEMKWSDLALQSLHENTPNTGT, from the exons ATGGACAGTGAAGTTCAAAGAGATGGAAGGGTTCTTGACCTTACAGATGATGCTTGGAGGGAAGACCGTCTACCTTATGAAGATGTCACTATCCCATTG AGTGAACTGCCTGAAGCTGAGCAAGATAATGGAGGATCAACAGAGTCTGTGAAAGAACAAGAAATGAAGTGGTCAGATTTGGCTCTACAGAGTCTGCATGAGAATACACCTAACACTGGGACTTAG